A single Candidatus Zixiibacteriota bacterium DNA region contains:
- the nuoL gene encoding NADH-quinone oxidoreductase subunit L, with the protein MLNYIWLIPLAPLIGFIINGLIGKRLPRQMVSLIACGSVFISLLVSVIAFTKLLALDPANRAFELSLFSWIPSGSFNVDMAFLLDPLSAVMILVVSGVGFLIHVYSIGYMSHDPEYSRFFTYMNLFTGSMLILVLANNFLLLYVGWEAVGLCSYLLIGFWYKKKSAADAGKKAFIVNRIGDFGFAIGIMLIFWTFSSLNFTDVFQGAADSYRVGSSVMTTITLLLFVGATGKSAQIPLHVWLPDAMEGPTPVSALIHAATMVTAGVYMVARCNVLFVLAPTTLMVVAVVGAVTAFFAATMGLAQNDIKRVLAYSTISQLGYMFLACGVAAFTAGIFHLMTHAFFKALLFLGAGSVIHAMSDEQDMRKMGGLKSKIKVTYWTMLVATLAISGIPGLSGFFSKDEILWKSFSSGHGNVLFWVLGVITAGLTAFYMFRLIFLTFYGKPRYDKRTAEHLHESPKNMLFTLVSLAVLSVAGGWVGIPAALGGGNRFEHFLHPVFARGEQLIHESAHHAHSTEYLLMAISVALVLVSIYFAYLLYLKKPQMATSLQKKFSGLHKLIYNKYYVDEIYSAIVIRPIVNLSLFLWKVVDIVLIDGFVNGLASMVKSFSSTTRTIQTGYLRNYALIFLGGAVIVLAFFISLR; encoded by the coding sequence ATGCTGAACTACATCTGGCTAATACCACTGGCGCCGCTGATCGGGTTCATCATCAACGGCCTTATTGGCAAGAGACTTCCCCGGCAGATGGTAAGTCTGATTGCCTGTGGATCGGTATTCATATCTCTTCTCGTGTCGGTAATTGCGTTTACCAAGTTGCTTGCACTCGATCCCGCAAACAGGGCATTCGAGCTATCGCTCTTCTCATGGATACCGTCGGGCTCGTTCAATGTCGATATGGCATTTCTCCTTGATCCGCTGTCTGCGGTGATGATACTCGTCGTTTCCGGCGTCGGGTTTCTTATTCACGTGTACTCAATAGGGTACATGTCTCACGATCCGGAATACTCGCGTTTCTTTACGTACATGAATCTGTTTACCGGATCGATGCTGATTCTGGTGTTGGCGAATAACTTCCTGCTGCTGTATGTTGGTTGGGAAGCGGTGGGACTCTGCTCGTACCTGCTGATAGGATTCTGGTACAAGAAAAAGTCGGCTGCGGATGCCGGCAAGAAGGCATTCATAGTCAATCGTATCGGTGATTTCGGCTTCGCTATTGGGATTATGCTGATATTCTGGACGTTTAGCTCACTGAATTTTACTGATGTTTTCCAGGGAGCTGCAGATTCATATCGGGTCGGCAGTTCCGTCATGACAACGATAACTCTTCTCCTTTTTGTAGGAGCAACCGGCAAATCAGCTCAGATACCACTTCATGTCTGGCTGCCGGACGCCATGGAAGGCCCCACGCCGGTTTCGGCACTTATTCACGCGGCGACGATGGTAACTGCAGGAGTCTATATGGTCGCAAGGTGCAATGTGCTGTTCGTGTTGGCGCCTACAACACTGATGGTAGTTGCAGTGGTCGGCGCTGTGACAGCGTTCTTCGCTGCGACGATGGGACTTGCACAGAATGACATCAAGAGAGTGCTGGCCTATTCGACAATCTCACAGCTTGGCTATATGTTTCTTGCCTGCGGCGTTGCCGCATTCACTGCCGGTATCTTCCATCTTATGACGCATGCGTTCTTCAAGGCGCTGCTCTTCCTCGGAGCCGGATCGGTGATACACGCTATGTCAGATGAGCAGGACATGAGAAAGATGGGTGGACTGAAGTCGAAGATCAAGGTTACTTACTGGACCATGTTGGTTGCCACCCTTGCGATATCGGGGATACCGGGGCTATCGGGATTCTTCTCGAAAGACGAGATACTCTGGAAGTCGTTCTCATCAGGGCATGGAAATGTTCTTTTCTGGGTACTGGGTGTGATCACGGCCGGACTGACTGCGTTCTACATGTTCAGGTTGATATTCCTGACTTTCTATGGCAAACCGAGGTATGACAAGCGCACCGCAGAACATCTTCATGAATCACCGAAGAATATGCTCTTCACACTGGTGTCTCTGGCTGTGCTCTCTGTGGCCGGTGGCTGGGTAGGTATTCCGGCGGCGCTGGGAGGCGGGAATCGTTTCGAACACTTCCTGCATCCTGTTTTTGCTCGCGGCGAACAGCTCATTCATGAGTCGGCCCATCATGCGCATTCGACGGAGTACTTATTGATGGCCATCTCCGTTGCGCTTGTGCTTGTCTCCATCTATTTCGCGTATCTGTTGTACTTGAAGAAACCGCAAATGGCAACGTCTCTGCAGAAGAAGTTCTCCGGATTGCACAAGCTGATATATAACAAGTATTATGTTGATGAGATATACAGCGCCATAGTAATCCGTCCCATTGTGAATCTCTCTCTGTTTCTCTGGAAGGTAGTCGACATCGTGCTCATCGACGGCTTCGTCAACGGACTTGCATCGATGGTGAAGTCATTCTCGAGCACTACCCGGACTATTCAAACCGGCTATCTGCGAAACTACGCACTGATATTCCTGGGTGGAGCGGTTATCGTGCTGGCGTTCTTTATATCGTTGAGGTAG
- a CDS encoding NADH-quinone oxidoreductase subunit M, whose protein sequence is MDQYILTIVAALPLVGIFLLLLVNRKAESTLKGIAFAVSLITFIVSLYIYFRFDSSTDAMQFVVNIPWISSLGISYHVGIDGLSIWLFILTTFLSWLSIWSSWNAIKDRLKGFLISMLLLEVGMVGVFMSLDLFLFYVFWELMLIPMYFLIGIWGGANKVYATIKFVLFTLVGSLLMLVAIVALFVMHYYANGFYSFDLTRMGDLVIGSSIQMWLFAAFALAFVIKVPMFPFHTWLPDAHVQAPTAGSVILAGVLLKMGTYGFLRFCIPLFPAAFVQFVPLISVLAIIGIIYGALVAMVQKDVKSLVAFSSVSHLGFVMLGMAALNMQGMEGSIIQMINHGISTGALFLIVGMIYERRHTRLIADLGGLFTSMPVWTTFFIIVTLSSIGLPFTNGFVGEFLILLGTFKANVAYAVIAAIGIVLAAGYMLWMLQRVVFGEITREENRNLTDINLREKLILLPLTVLIFWIGIYPNTFFKPMEKSIGSLLLKVSYVQNEEVPQLLDGVEYSDGNAADNEKEVD, encoded by the coding sequence ATGGATCAATATATTTTGACAATCGTTGCTGCGCTGCCACTTGTCGGCATATTTCTGCTCTTGCTGGTGAATCGCAAAGCCGAATCGACCCTTAAGGGAATCGCCTTTGCAGTCAGCCTGATCACGTTTATTGTTTCACTCTATATTTATTTCAGATTCGATTCATCGACAGATGCAATGCAATTCGTTGTCAATATCCCCTGGATCAGTTCTCTGGGCATAAGCTATCACGTCGGTATCGACGGCCTGAGCATCTGGCTGTTCATCCTGACTACATTTCTGTCGTGGCTCTCGATCTGGTCATCATGGAACGCAATCAAGGACAGGCTCAAAGGCTTCCTGATATCTATGCTGCTGCTTGAAGTCGGAATGGTCGGCGTATTCATGTCCCTTGATCTCTTTCTGTTCTACGTCTTCTGGGAGTTGATGCTGATTCCGATGTATTTCCTGATAGGGATCTGGGGTGGCGCAAATAAAGTATATGCGACAATTAAGTTTGTTCTCTTTACGCTGGTCGGCTCGTTACTCATGCTGGTTGCAATCGTGGCGCTGTTCGTGATGCACTATTATGCAAACGGATTCTATTCGTTCGATCTCACGCGGATGGGCGACCTTGTAATCGGGAGTTCAATACAAATGTGGCTCTTCGCCGCCTTCGCTCTGGCATTTGTGATCAAAGTACCGATGTTCCCGTTCCACACGTGGCTTCCGGATGCCCATGTGCAAGCGCCGACGGCGGGAAGTGTTATTCTTGCAGGCGTGCTGCTGAAGATGGGAACCTACGGTTTCCTGAGGTTCTGCATACCGCTTTTCCCGGCGGCGTTTGTTCAGTTCGTACCTCTGATATCAGTGCTTGCAATCATTGGCATCATTTACGGCGCTCTCGTTGCCATGGTACAGAAGGATGTGAAATCGCTTGTCGCATTTTCATCCGTGTCACATCTCGGATTCGTGATGCTCGGAATGGCTGCCCTGAATATGCAGGGCATGGAAGGTTCGATCATACAGATGATCAATCACGGCATCTCGACCGGTGCCCTCTTCCTGATAGTAGGCATGATCTATGAGCGGAGGCATACGAGACTCATTGCCGATCTTGGCGGTCTCTTCACCTCAATGCCGGTGTGGACTACGTTCTTCATCATCGTGACGCTGTCTTCGATCGGACTACCATTCACAAATGGATTCGTCGGCGAATTCCTGATTCTCCTCGGGACTTTCAAGGCAAATGTTGCTTACGCGGTTATCGCTGCAATCGGGATCGTTCTTGCCGCAGGATACATGCTCTGGATGCTCCAGCGGGTCGTTTTCGGTGAAATTACGAGAGAAGAGAACCGTAATCTGACAGACATAAATCTCAGGGAGAAGCTGATCCTTCTGCCGTTGACCGTGCTGATCTTCTGGATCGGCATTTATCCGAACACATTCTTCAAGCCGATGGAAAAGTCGATCGGGTCTTTGCTTCTGAAGGTCTCATACGTGCAAAACGAAGAGGTCCCGCAATTGTTGGATGGAGTCGAGTATTCGGATGGAAATGCGGCGGATAATGAGAAAGAGGTGGATTAG
- a CDS encoding NADH-quinone oxidoreductase subunit N, translated as MELDFPRIDYAAIAPELIIGGFALLVMLVAPFMPREKRWLTGHISWIGIMAACLAVWFNWGSDVSTFAGLYTIDLFSSLFKMIFLLGSLLVIFMSDNYVRLRNLPAGEYYALILFATLGMMMMASAADLIVFFVGLEIMSVALYVLAGFRRNDLKSNEASLKYFLLGAFATGFLVFGIAFIYGALGTTSIAQAFSSGSYAFENSGLFLMIGGGLLLIGLAFKLASFPFHMWVPDVYEGSPTTITAFMSAGPKAAAIAVMARVFIFAFGEHATEISSIFWSLSVMTMFTGNLIALSQTNVKRMLAYSSIAHAGYMLIAFATASSDAVSAVAFYMLCYTVMNIGAFMVLVIVESKSDGDNDLTSFTGLGRRHPILAATMALFLISLAGIPPTAGFTAKFMIFKAAILKGHIPLVVIAVINTLISVYYYLRVVVVMFMIDTETEYRPVTYPAFLFVALVIAVMGVFALGMFPGTLFPLDQPLLATFH; from the coding sequence ATGGAACTTGACTTTCCACGAATTGACTACGCGGCAATAGCTCCAGAATTGATCATAGGAGGGTTTGCCCTGCTGGTGATGCTCGTTGCGCCATTTATGCCCCGGGAGAAGCGCTGGCTGACCGGTCACATCTCATGGATAGGCATTATGGCGGCATGCCTTGCGGTGTGGTTCAATTGGGGAAGCGACGTTTCCACTTTCGCCGGGCTCTATACTATTGACCTGTTTTCATCGCTTTTCAAGATGATCTTTCTGCTCGGATCGCTGCTCGTAATATTCATGTCGGATAATTACGTCAGATTGCGAAATCTCCCAGCAGGCGAATATTATGCGCTCATACTCTTTGCGACGCTCGGCATGATGATGATGGCGTCCGCGGCTGATCTGATAGTGTTCTTTGTCGGGCTTGAGATCATGTCTGTCGCTTTGTATGTCCTTGCCGGATTCCGTCGCAATGATCTTAAGTCGAATGAAGCCTCTCTCAAGTACTTCCTGCTTGGAGCATTCGCCACCGGCTTCCTGGTGTTCGGCATCGCATTCATATATGGGGCGCTCGGAACCACATCGATTGCGCAGGCATTCAGTTCCGGCAGCTATGCATTCGAAAACTCAGGACTCTTCCTGATGATCGGTGGAGGCTTGCTGTTGATCGGACTGGCGTTCAAATTGGCGTCATTCCCGTTTCATATGTGGGTGCCGGACGTCTACGAGGGTTCTCCCACGACGATCACAGCCTTCATGTCCGCAGGGCCGAAGGCTGCCGCAATCGCAGTCATGGCGAGAGTGTTCATATTCGCGTTTGGCGAGCATGCTACCGAGATATCCTCGATTTTCTGGTCGCTTTCAGTGATGACGATGTTCACGGGCAATCTGATCGCTCTCTCACAGACCAACGTGAAACGGATGCTCGCTTACTCATCGATTGCTCATGCCGGATATATGCTGATTGCCTTCGCAACCGCCAGCAGCGATGCGGTATCTGCGGTCGCATTCTATATGCTCTGCTATACAGTTATGAACATCGGCGCCTTCATGGTGCTTGTCATAGTTGAGTCCAAATCTGATGGGGACAATGACCTGACCAGCTTCACGGGTCTTGGCAGAAGGCATCCCATTCTTGCTGCAACGATGGCGCTATTTCTGATCTCGTTGGCCGGCATCCCCCCGACGGCGGGCTTTACGGCGAAGTTCATGATTTTCAAGGCTGCCATCCTAAAAGGACACATTCCTCTTGTAGTCATAGCAGTGATCAACACACTCATCTCAGTGTATTACTATCTCAGAGTGGTTGTTGTAATGTTCATGATCGATACGGAAACCGAATACCGGCCGGTGACCTATCCAGCTTTCCTTTTCGTCGCGCTTGTCATTGCAGTTATGGGGGTGTTCGCGTTAGGCATGTTCCCGGGTACATTGTTCCCACTTGACCAGCCGCTGCTTGCTACATTCCACTAG
- the nuoI gene encoding NADH-quinone oxidoreductase subunit NuoI — protein sequence MFAALKRVFVSIPIGFFTTLKNAIRKPVSFQYPKQKVPMYPRYRGLHFLERYEDGTERCVCCGLCAAACPADAIYMEPEESDKGERRAKIYEINLLRCIFCGFCEEACPEEAIFLGKEYEISDDDRDKFVYTKDYLLVKWPREKPSPVKFIRRNRRQYMK from the coding sequence ATGTTTGCAGCGCTCAAAAGAGTTTTCGTTTCGATTCCGATAGGCTTCTTCACAACACTGAAGAACGCAATTAGGAAGCCGGTCAGTTTCCAGTATCCAAAACAGAAAGTGCCGATGTATCCGCGATATCGCGGCCTGCACTTCCTTGAGCGGTACGAGGACGGCACTGAACGATGTGTTTGTTGTGGCCTCTGTGCTGCGGCATGTCCGGCGGATGCAATTTACATGGAGCCTGAGGAATCAGACAAAGGCGAACGCAGAGCGAAGATCTACGAGATAAACCTGCTGCGCTGCATTTTCTGCGGATTCTGCGAGGAAGCTTGTCCGGAAGAAGCCATATTCCTTGGCAAGGAGTATGAGATATCGGATGACGACAGAGACAAGTTTGTTTATACTAAAGACTATTTGCTTGTAAAATGGCCGCGTGAGAAACCATCGCCGGTCAAGTTCATTCGCAGGAATCGCAGACAGTACATGAAGTAA
- a CDS encoding glutaredoxin family protein has product MSEVTIYTKPGCPYCAAAMEDLKKRGVSYIEFDVTASKKYADDALKHSNGQRTVPIIVTAGEVKVGFNGG; this is encoded by the coding sequence ATGTCAGAAGTAACGATCTATACAAAACCGGGATGCCCTTACTGTGCGGCGGCGATGGAAGATTTGAAGAAGCGTGGTGTTTCTTACATCGAGTTCGATGTTACGGCCAGTAAGAAGTATGCTGACGATGCACTCAAGCATTCCAATGGTCAACGCACTGTTCCGATAATTGTAACCGCAGGCGAAGTTAAGGTCGGCTTTAATGGCGGCTGA
- the nuoH gene encoding NADH-quinone oxidoreductase subunit NuoH has translation MDLTPVLIMFVKVVVVFAVLLTGCAYMTWLERKVVARIQSRLGPMNAGYHGLLQPVADLIKLLFKDDISPKHVDKFIYAIAPLAAFIPATLSIAVVPFGDSITLFGRQIDLVISNLNIGILYVLGVTSLGVYAVVLAGWSSNSKYSLLGGLRSTAQMISYEIGMGLAIVVVVLLSGSLNLVDIVNSQSSVLDWYVFKNPAAFLIYFVCAVAETNRSPFDLPEAESELVAGYHTEYSSMKFGMYFVGEYANMITVGAIAATLFFGGWQGPLLPPIVWFMLKVAAFMIFYIWTRGTLPRFRYDQLMNFGWKYLLPIAVINVLVTAFFKL, from the coding sequence ATGGATTTGACGCCCGTCCTCATAATGTTCGTGAAAGTGGTCGTGGTCTTTGCGGTCCTTCTGACGGGATGCGCATATATGACCTGGCTTGAACGCAAGGTCGTGGCGCGCATTCAGTCGAGACTTGGTCCCATGAATGCCGGGTATCATGGGTTGTTGCAGCCTGTTGCCGATTTGATCAAGCTGCTGTTCAAGGACGACATTTCTCCGAAACATGTAGACAAGTTCATCTATGCCATTGCACCATTGGCGGCATTTATTCCGGCGACGCTGAGCATCGCGGTCGTACCCTTCGGCGACTCGATCACGCTTTTCGGCAGACAGATCGATCTCGTGATCTCCAATCTTAACATCGGCATTCTATATGTACTTGGAGTGACTTCTCTCGGAGTGTACGCGGTTGTTCTTGCAGGCTGGTCCTCGAACTCGAAGTACTCACTTCTGGGTGGACTGAGATCGACTGCACAGATGATCTCCTACGAGATTGGAATGGGACTCGCCATAGTTGTCGTGGTGCTTTTGTCAGGATCGCTGAATCTCGTTGATATCGTCAACAGCCAGAGTTCAGTGCTTGATTGGTACGTATTCAAGAATCCCGCGGCATTCCTGATCTATTTTGTCTGTGCGGTCGCCGAAACCAACCGGTCACCGTTTGATCTGCCGGAGGCTGAGAGTGAACTGGTAGCCGGATACCACACTGAATACTCGTCTATGAAATTTGGGATGTACTTTGTCGGGGAATATGCCAACATGATTACAGTTGGCGCTATCGCGGCTACACTGTTCTTTGGAGGATGGCAGGGACCGTTACTACCGCCGATTGTCTGGTTTATGCTCAAAGTCGCGGCGTTTATGATATTCTACATCTGGACAAGAGGAACACTTCCCAGGTTCAGATATGATCAACTCATGAATTTCGGATGGAAGTATCTGTTACCGATTGCAGTTATCAATGTGTTAGTGACGGCGTTTTTCAAACTTTAG
- the nuoG gene encoding NADH-quinone oxidoreductase subunit NuoG: MSEIRLTIDGKEITTTAGKTILEAALENGIDIPVFCWHPKLKSIGACRVCLVEVEKWPKLQISCSTPAADGMVVFTNNERVVKARRGVIEFILLNHPLDCPTCDKGGECPLQNITYQYGVDSARTIEERQRFITDSNSTFDDLQIGPEIIRNQNRCIHCYRCTRIVDEICEEDDLGAFNRGHGTEILPPPGREVRNLYSGNIVEYCPVGALTNLDWRYRVRVWLTKQKKTICNLCPDNCNLTMWTFRDKIYRATVRRNDRVDDAFLCDVGRYGYQFVQHPDRLKSPMIKRGGALVECSWDEAYNAIVTKIKSISEKLGPQGIAALIGSEESNEDYYVISKFIRSVIGSNSIDHRLHRKRKLTHTPELRKLGIIGTNLSFDDLEKVDQFLIVGSDLHTENPITALRLLKAKRLNGARIAMINPAPSRLSRSGAEYLHAANSEIEVLTCLARIILQEKLVDPSETGLQDKQIEAFLNETDFCSTDEVSASSGISANDLTTFARQIAIAKRAVFITGSHVALHYQRDMILTALFNLALVSGNVTGDQNSILIHRNGSNSKGCYFFGMRPDRLPFRKGIDEKEIVSSAMPTGVPDRQGADTIDILRQIEESKVELTFVVGADPITNYPDHKHICSTLSKLDFLVVTDLYLTETAKLADVILPKSSHMESSGSFCNWEGRIQTFEQVIKPIAPSKPAWRIFADLAAKIGVDFEYESSQKIFDEFAPMFTENGDISFDNFPEEGLRLPSSRSPSRNARLQTIEKKKPVESDIHKFVLLTGNGDHHIGRNRTTRSESLCRFLGGPFIGLSEKTANDLILSEGDLVKVENESGKVIGPVKYIENLRDDCVWIPDNFPEMVANTLMNRELDIDKVSLVKV, from the coding sequence ATGAGTGAGATAAGACTTACTATAGACGGCAAAGAGATTACCACAACGGCTGGTAAGACCATACTCGAAGCTGCGCTCGAAAACGGGATAGACATTCCTGTCTTCTGTTGGCATCCTAAGTTGAAATCGATTGGTGCCTGCAGGGTTTGTCTGGTCGAGGTCGAGAAGTGGCCCAAGCTGCAAATATCCTGTTCTACGCCGGCTGCGGATGGAATGGTTGTCTTTACGAACAACGAAAGAGTTGTTAAAGCCAGACGTGGTGTCATCGAATTCATATTGCTGAATCATCCGCTTGACTGTCCGACCTGCGACAAAGGCGGAGAGTGCCCGCTGCAAAATATCACTTATCAGTATGGCGTCGACAGCGCTCGCACTATTGAGGAGCGGCAGAGGTTCATTACAGATTCTAATTCGACCTTCGATGATCTTCAGATCGGTCCGGAAATAATCCGAAACCAGAATCGCTGCATACACTGCTATCGATGCACGCGAATCGTCGATGAAATATGTGAAGAGGATGACCTCGGTGCATTCAATCGAGGCCACGGAACCGAGATACTTCCTCCTCCCGGCAGAGAGGTCCGAAATCTCTATTCCGGCAATATTGTGGAGTACTGCCCGGTTGGTGCACTGACCAATCTCGATTGGCGATACAGAGTCAGAGTGTGGCTGACAAAGCAGAAGAAAACGATCTGCAATTTGTGCCCTGACAATTGTAACCTCACGATGTGGACTTTCCGTGATAAGATATACCGAGCGACGGTCAGACGGAATGATCGTGTTGACGACGCATTCCTATGCGATGTCGGCAGATATGGCTATCAGTTCGTACAGCACCCGGATCGGCTTAAATCGCCCATGATTAAGCGTGGAGGAGCGCTGGTTGAGTGCTCGTGGGATGAGGCTTACAACGCTATCGTAACAAAGATCAAGTCTATCTCCGAGAAACTCGGCCCCCAGGGTATTGCAGCTCTCATAGGCTCCGAAGAGTCAAACGAAGATTATTATGTGATAAGCAAATTCATCAGATCGGTCATCGGCTCGAATTCGATCGATCATAGATTGCATCGAAAGAGAAAGCTCACGCATACACCAGAGCTACGAAAGCTCGGCATCATCGGCACCAATCTGTCTTTCGATGACCTCGAGAAGGTAGATCAATTCCTGATTGTCGGATCAGACCTGCACACGGAGAATCCGATTACAGCGCTGAGGCTCCTCAAGGCGAAACGATTGAATGGAGCTCGAATAGCAATGATCAATCCTGCTCCAAGCAGACTGTCGCGCTCCGGAGCTGAGTACCTCCACGCTGCTAATTCCGAAATAGAGGTTCTTACATGTCTCGCAAGGATCATTCTCCAGGAGAAGCTGGTCGATCCAAGTGAGACGGGCCTACAGGATAAACAGATAGAGGCTTTCTTAAACGAAACAGACTTTTGCTCCACCGATGAAGTCAGCGCCTCGTCAGGGATTTCTGCAAATGACCTTACTACATTTGCGCGACAGATCGCTATCGCGAAACGGGCGGTGTTCATTACTGGCTCGCATGTAGCCCTCCATTATCAACGTGATATGATACTCACTGCCCTGTTCAATCTGGCGCTTGTAAGCGGCAATGTAACCGGTGACCAAAACAGCATTCTGATACACCGCAATGGCTCCAACAGTAAGGGTTGCTACTTCTTTGGCATGCGACCCGACCGGCTGCCATTCCGCAAAGGGATTGACGAGAAGGAGATAGTATCTTCTGCAATGCCGACTGGGGTCCCAGACCGCCAGGGTGCGGATACAATCGACATTCTGAGGCAGATTGAGGAGAGCAAGGTCGAACTTACTTTTGTAGTCGGTGCCGACCCTATCACCAACTATCCGGATCACAAGCATATTTGCTCCACATTGTCTAAACTCGATTTTCTTGTTGTCACTGACCTGTATCTAACAGAGACAGCTAAATTGGCTGACGTAATTCTTCCTAAATCGAGCCACATGGAGTCATCCGGAAGCTTCTGCAATTGGGAGGGCCGCATTCAGACCTTTGAGCAGGTCATCAAACCGATTGCACCTTCAAAGCCTGCATGGCGAATATTCGCCGATCTTGCAGCCAAGATTGGTGTCGATTTTGAATACGAGAGTAGTCAGAAGATATTTGATGAATTCGCTCCCATGTTTACTGAAAACGGAGATATCTCTTTTGACAATTTCCCGGAAGAAGGGCTTCGACTGCCGTCGAGTCGATCACCGAGCAGGAATGCAAGGCTGCAGACTATAGAGAAGAAGAAGCCTGTTGAGAGTGACATACACAAGTTTGTGCTTCTTACCGGCAACGGAGATCATCATATCGGCCGCAACCGAACCACAAGGTCGGAGAGCCTTTGCCGATTTCTCGGTGGACCATTCATCGGACTTTCCGAGAAAACAGCAAATGATTTGATATTGTCTGAGGGGGATCTGGTCAAAGTCGAGAATGAGTCTGGCAAGGTGATAGGACCGGTGAAGTACATTGAGAATCTCAGGGATGATTGCGTTTGGATACCGGACAATTTCCCCGAGATGGTCGCTAACACGCTCATGAACCGTGAGCTTGACATAGACAAAGTCAGTTTGGTCAAGGTGTAG
- the nuoK gene encoding NADH-quinone oxidoreductase subunit NuoK, producing MVPLEYYLLLSAVIFIIGIAGVLTSRNLIVIFMSVEIMLNAGNLALIAFSRSLADVSGHVFVFIVFAVAAAEAAVGLAVILAVYRNRESVNIDDFNIMRW from the coding sequence ATGGTACCTTTGGAATATTATCTTTTGTTGTCGGCTGTGATCTTCATAATCGGAATTGCCGGCGTGCTGACTTCCAGGAATTTGATAGTCATCTTCATGTCGGTCGAGATTATGCTCAATGCCGGGAATCTGGCATTGATCGCCTTCTCGAGATCGCTTGCGGATGTATCGGGCCATGTCTTTGTGTTTATCGTGTTCGCTGTCGCAGCAGCAGAAGCGGCGGTGGGCCTTGCCGTCATTTTAGCAGTATATAGAAACAGAGAGAGTGTTAACATTGACGATTTCAATATTATGCGCTGGTAG
- a CDS encoding NADH-quinone oxidoreductase subunit J: MELLIFVIAGVTSVGCCLAVITQKSPVRAVIFLMMAFVAQAILFVQLGGLFVAALQIIVYAGAILVLFLFIIMLLNLRKDEFGPDEHSSQRWVAFTFAGLLGVEIILTAAKGAGLGDKAATVPADFGSVESIGELLFTKYLLPFEATSILLMAAIIGAVVLAKRKLDD, encoded by the coding sequence GTGGAACTGTTGATATTTGTCATCGCCGGTGTAACATCCGTGGGCTGCTGTCTCGCTGTGATCACACAGAAGAGCCCGGTCAGGGCGGTTATATTCCTGATGATGGCCTTTGTCGCACAGGCGATATTGTTTGTGCAATTGGGGGGGCTGTTCGTGGCGGCTCTGCAGATAATCGTCTATGCCGGCGCCATTCTGGTTCTCTTCCTCTTCATCATTATGCTTTTGAATTTGCGCAAGGATGAGTTCGGACCGGATGAGCATTCGTCCCAGCGCTGGGTCGCATTTACGTTTGCCGGGTTGTTGGGCGTAGAGATAATACTGACCGCTGCAAAGGGCGCGGGGTTGGGTGATAAGGCCGCAACGGTCCCCGCAGACTTTGGATCGGTAGAATCCATCGGCGAACTGCTCTTCACCAAGTATTTGCTTCCATTTGAAGCGACATCGATACTATTGATGGCTGCTATTATCGGTGCCGTCGTGCTGGCAAAAAGAAAACTGGATGACTGA